A genome region from Rhodohalobacter sp. SW132 includes the following:
- a CDS encoding cryptochrome/photolyase family protein, with amino-acid sequence MARKFLQQIDTNIERKDLDNHSKAVFILHDQLNLKVWPEWIRKEKPLLIFMESRKKGEEIPHHKMKAAFVLSSMRHFALECKEDGFPVLYHSTSAHFDDGLKELINPGKTKLWFMTPSEWDSRERLRNHQKSFGDSVTEIPNNFFFADPDEWKHKIDSGYRMEYFYREMRKKTGYLMNGDNPEGGEWNYDDQNRESLPKNHPVPDIPTFEPDEITEEVINMVQEYFPDHFGELDHFPYAVTRVQALELLEDFIENRLDEFGPYEDALKTGNHKLFHSQLSLYLNNGLLTPQEVCEKALEAYDKGDARLNSVEGFIRQILGWREFIRIYYEAMMPDVRDANHFGFENKLPDMYWTGDTKMRCMAESIRPVISDGYSHHIQRLMILSNFSNLTETDPRELNRWFWFAYIDAYEWVELPNVLGMSTFADGGVLASKPYVSSGNYINKMSDYCKNCEYSVTKKTGEKACPFNYLYWNFVDKQRDTFNESGRVNFMVNMFDNKKSEEQKEEIRESSRKFLENLGRSSD; translated from the coding sequence ATGGCACGAAAATTTCTACAACAGATTGACACAAATATTGAAAGAAAAGACCTTGATAATCACTCTAAAGCAGTTTTTATCCTGCATGATCAGCTAAATCTTAAGGTATGGCCGGAATGGATCAGGAAGGAAAAACCACTGCTGATTTTTATGGAAAGCCGGAAAAAGGGTGAGGAGATTCCGCATCATAAAATGAAAGCAGCGTTTGTTCTCAGTTCCATGCGCCATTTTGCACTGGAGTGTAAAGAAGATGGTTTCCCGGTCTTATATCATTCGACGAGTGCTCATTTTGATGATGGGCTGAAAGAGCTGATCAACCCCGGCAAAACCAAACTCTGGTTCATGACTCCATCGGAATGGGACAGCCGGGAGCGCCTTAGAAATCATCAGAAATCGTTTGGTGATAGTGTAACTGAAATTCCCAACAACTTCTTTTTTGCGGATCCGGATGAGTGGAAACATAAAATTGATTCGGGATATCGCATGGAGTATTTCTATCGCGAGATGAGAAAAAAAACGGGCTACCTGATGAATGGAGACAATCCCGAGGGAGGGGAGTGGAATTATGATGATCAGAACCGTGAGTCTCTTCCGAAAAATCATCCCGTTCCGGATATTCCAACGTTTGAACCGGATGAGATCACAGAAGAGGTAATCAATATGGTTCAGGAATATTTTCCGGATCACTTCGGGGAGCTCGATCATTTTCCGTATGCAGTGACGCGTGTACAGGCTCTGGAACTTCTGGAGGATTTTATTGAAAACCGGCTTGATGAGTTTGGACCGTACGAGGACGCTCTGAAAACCGGCAATCATAAACTTTTTCATTCCCAGTTGTCGCTCTACTTGAATAATGGACTGCTGACTCCGCAGGAGGTGTGCGAAAAAGCGCTGGAGGCTTACGATAAGGGTGATGCCCGCCTGAACTCAGTTGAAGGGTTTATCCGGCAGATTCTGGGCTGGCGAGAGTTTATCCGGATCTACTACGAGGCGATGATGCCGGATGTTCGCGATGCCAATCATTTTGGATTTGAAAACAAGCTTCCCGATATGTACTGGACCGGTGATACAAAAATGCGCTGCATGGCGGAAAGTATCCGGCCCGTAATTTCGGATGGGTATTCGCACCACATTCAGCGGCTGATGATTCTCAGCAATTTCAGTAATCTCACGGAAACCGATCCGCGTGAGCTCAACCGGTGGTTTTGGTTTGCTTACATCGATGCCTACGAATGGGTGGAACTGCCGAATGTTCTCGGAATGAGCACGTTTGCAGATGGTGGTGTGCTCGCATCAAAACCGTATGTTTCGAGCGGGAACTACATCAACAAAATGAGCGACTACTGCAAAAACTGCGAGTACAGTGTAACTAAAAAGACCGGGGAAAAAGCCTGTCCGTTCAACTATCTCTACTGGAATTTTGTGGATAAACAGCGCGATACGTTTAATGAGAGCGGGCGCGTAAATTTTATGGTAAATATGTTCGACAACAAAAAATCGGAAGAACAGAAAGAAGAGATACGCGAATCCAGCCGTAAATTTCTGGAAAA
- a CDS encoding BlaI/MecI/CopY family transcriptional regulator, with amino-acid sequence MKKSLTPLGETEMEVLHHVWKLGEASVADVRERVLENRKVAYTTIMTVMKNLADKGFLKYRKEGISYIYSAAIEAEDVQYNLVDGIVDKVFHGSAKDLVQTLVKSEQLTDEERNEIKNMINSMED; translated from the coding sequence ATGAAAAAATCATTAACACCACTTGGCGAAACAGAGATGGAAGTTTTGCACCATGTTTGGAAACTTGGGGAAGCTTCTGTTGCTGATGTACGCGAACGAGTATTGGAGAACAGGAAAGTCGCCTACACTACCATAATGACCGTTATGAAGAACCTGGCAGACAAAGGGTTTTTGAAATATCGAAAAGAAGGAATCAGCTACATCTACAGTGCAGCGATTGAGGCGGAAGATGTTCAATACAATCTTGTAGATGGAATTGTGGATAAAGTATTCCACGGTTCAGCAAAAGATCTTGTGCAAACACTCGTGAAAAGTGAGCAGCTTACCGACGAGGAAAGGAATGAAATCAAAAATATGATTAACTCCATGGAGGATTGA
- a CDS encoding PspC domain-containing protein: MAAKLRKSRTNKMLAGVCGGIAEYIGWDATIVRIIYLVLIFSSFGTMVLFYFILALIMPD; this comes from the coding sequence ATGGCAGCTAAGCTTAGAAAATCACGCACCAATAAAATGCTTGCCGGCGTTTGCGGTGGTATCGCCGAATATATCGGCTGGGATGCTACTATTGTGCGTATCATCTATCTCGTATTGATATTCTCGTCTTTTGGAACCATGGTACTGTTCTATTTTATTCTCGCATTAATTATGCCCGATTAA
- a CDS encoding DUF2207 domain-containing protein — protein sequence MKRITTLLALILLIASAPAAGSNYDIPEVSVNIQIHENGTATISEHLTYRFDGSFSWAEANIAKEGFSEIRNIRVSEGNWSYLNENTEEPGTFSVSDRNNSVDIRWHYSAQDTSRTFTITYELTDVLTIGPDHSQFYWHFLGSGRDKATENFTATIQLPGSPDNSEIHTWGRVSEDRFSISIDDGTVLAEGNQLSRNETAAVRILFPTAVLDTESVSVTDSDFTLAGVAAEEEDRIRQAAERAERDAFYASITLEVTIIISLLSIFIFVLLYKKYSTRFKTKTISDRESLIIPDQTPPALSGKLINHHMITGHHFVSTVFDLARRGWFVIEEQKPEDKRENGWFSFEDNSKSKFIISDSDETPSDDLNLYEKETVRFVKKQISEGVSEFSKLLSEGGYKTSQWFSGWQKSVKKEFDKLKWVDKESYKAVGFNVAGQLVLIGASIYILVMGTEIAMIALGITFLMCVFSFAMVRRTESGEKAYRRWKAYAKGLKNADKRTVRMEMMDRHFIYATAFQLSEKEIETLIGSTDQSASFIFPWIILTQGSIHTPASVASSVSTLAASGTNSFSGISGGGGAVAGSAGGGTSASAG from the coding sequence ATGAAACGAATCACTACCTTACTGGCACTGATACTTCTGATAGCTTCCGCACCTGCAGCCGGTTCCAATTATGATATACCTGAAGTCAGTGTGAATATTCAGATTCATGAAAACGGTACTGCAACCATCAGCGAGCACCTTACCTACCGGTTTGACGGGTCTTTTAGCTGGGCGGAGGCGAACATTGCAAAAGAGGGCTTTTCCGAAATCAGAAATATTCGCGTATCTGAAGGTAATTGGTCTTATCTGAATGAAAACACAGAAGAGCCGGGTACATTTTCTGTATCTGACCGAAATAACAGTGTGGATATACGTTGGCACTACAGCGCGCAGGACACATCCCGCACGTTCACCATAACCTATGAGCTTACTGATGTCCTGACTATTGGTCCCGATCATTCACAATTTTACTGGCATTTTCTCGGCAGCGGCAGAGATAAAGCCACCGAAAATTTTACGGCAACTATTCAGTTACCCGGTTCACCGGACAACTCAGAAATTCATACCTGGGGACGAGTATCTGAAGATCGCTTTTCGATTTCGATTGATGATGGAACCGTGCTCGCTGAAGGCAATCAGCTATCCAGAAACGAAACCGCCGCTGTCCGAATACTGTTTCCTACCGCGGTTCTGGATACTGAATCCGTCTCCGTTACCGATTCAGACTTTACACTTGCCGGTGTAGCGGCCGAAGAGGAAGATCGAATCCGTCAGGCTGCAGAGAGAGCTGAACGGGACGCATTTTACGCTTCAATTACACTTGAAGTAACGATTATTATCAGTCTTCTCAGCATTTTTATATTCGTTTTACTGTATAAAAAGTACAGCACACGATTCAAAACAAAAACGATATCCGACCGGGAATCACTGATCATACCGGATCAAACTCCACCGGCACTTTCAGGAAAACTGATTAACCATCATATGATAACAGGCCACCACTTTGTATCCACAGTTTTTGACCTTGCCCGCCGCGGCTGGTTCGTGATTGAAGAGCAAAAACCTGAAGATAAAAGGGAAAATGGGTGGTTTTCATTTGAAGACAATTCAAAAAGTAAATTCATTATTTCGGATAGCGACGAAACACCCTCTGACGATCTTAATCTGTACGAAAAAGAGACTGTGAGATTTGTAAAAAAACAGATTTCAGAAGGTGTATCAGAGTTTAGTAAACTTCTTTCTGAGGGAGGATATAAAACATCTCAATGGTTTTCCGGCTGGCAAAAATCTGTGAAAAAAGAGTTCGATAAGTTGAAATGGGTTGATAAGGAGAGCTATAAAGCAGTGGGCTTTAATGTTGCGGGGCAGCTGGTTCTGATCGGTGCCTCCATTTATATACTTGTTATGGGGACTGAGATCGCGATGATTGCGCTGGGTATTACCTTTTTGATGTGCGTTTTCTCATTTGCAATGGTTCGCCGAACCGAATCGGGTGAAAAAGCGTATCGAAGATGGAAAGCGTATGCAAAGGGATTGAAAAACGCAGATAAGCGAACCGTCCGTATGGAGATGATGGATCGCCACTTTATCTACGCTACAGCTTTTCAGCTAAGTGAGAAAGAGATAGAAACTCTGATCGGTTCAACTGACCAATCCGCCTCTTTTATATTCCCCTGGATAATTCTCACACAGGGATCCATTCATACTCCTGCTTCCGTGGCCAGTTCAGTCTCTACCCTTGCTGCGTCCGGTACGAATTCATTTTCGGGAATTAGCGGCGGCGGCGGTGCTGTTGCAGGTTCGGCCGGTGGGGGAACGTCTGCGAGTGCCGGCTGA
- a CDS encoding M56 family metallopeptidase has protein sequence MELWLQQFTEISRAFFYFAWLPLVIWTLLAGTILVALRSAGKLHAQYHYHIRLALIAGLPLGLLSTWGVDQVSALLTAAGAEAASLKVIAVMAPIETGISTQSSTIFPTLTDLFFLTTAVILLLGIVWMMTIRLKQYFQLHLLKKQLPMDRLTDYSFLSKANQDLTGQMRREIRIGFLKQDIIPVTFGVKDPVILVPESLKQTPEKLDLAIRHELTHIQNRDFVTHLLTTAIQSLFWFHPLVHLISRELVDYREMRCDSIIIGDSNISKKQYASLLFELLPMPNLNRQISVNMAQQSSNLKERIERITRQNRSQVLPKRSSLTILATLLVTLTLVMACTDLQTQAVFDEEELDLMTDIDRSGERGYHQVIIYLGDEGQSDRHENAINQLNQLKPEHIKEIEILKGSAATEAFGDRAEHGVILVKTNQDAQSYNRTLQTLGMEPDLSVLNEIQNSDAPDDFFVVVEEMPELIGGLASIQQDIRYPEMARRAGIEGRVYIQFIVNEEGDVENPQVIRGIGGGADEEALRAVQHAKFKPGIQRGRPVRVQYSLPVVFRLQQNENSEDETSE, from the coding sequence ATGGAGCTTTGGTTACAGCAGTTTACCGAAATCAGCCGAGCCTTCTTCTACTTTGCCTGGTTGCCGCTGGTTATCTGGACGCTGCTTGCGGGCACGATCCTGGTCGCATTACGCTCGGCCGGCAAGCTGCACGCCCAATACCACTACCACATCCGACTGGCACTGATTGCGGGTCTGCCGCTTGGTCTGCTCTCTACCTGGGGAGTAGATCAGGTGTCTGCCCTGCTTACAGCAGCTGGTGCTGAGGCAGCATCACTTAAAGTAATTGCTGTTATGGCTCCAATAGAGACGGGAATTTCCACGCAGTCATCAACGATATTCCCTACACTTACTGATCTGTTCTTCTTAACGACCGCTGTAATACTACTTTTAGGAATAGTATGGATGATGACTATTCGTCTGAAACAATATTTTCAGCTGCATTTACTGAAAAAACAGCTTCCGATGGATCGTCTCACAGATTACTCTTTCCTCTCAAAAGCTAATCAGGATCTGACCGGGCAAATGCGGCGGGAGATCCGAATCGGTTTTCTGAAACAAGACATCATACCGGTTACCTTTGGTGTAAAAGATCCGGTAATTCTGGTTCCTGAGTCTTTGAAGCAAACACCGGAAAAACTTGACCTTGCCATCCGGCATGAACTCACACATATTCAGAATCGCGACTTTGTTACTCACCTGCTAACCACAGCAATACAATCTCTTTTCTGGTTTCATCCTCTTGTTCACCTCATTTCCCGGGAACTTGTGGATTACCGTGAAATGCGCTGCGACAGCATAATTATTGGCGATAGCAACATCTCAAAAAAACAATACGCTTCACTCCTATTTGAGCTGCTGCCAATGCCCAATCTTAACCGTCAAATTTCCGTAAACATGGCACAACAATCATCTAATCTGAAAGAAAGAATTGAACGAATAACCCGGCAGAACAGAAGCCAGGTACTCCCAAAAAGATCAAGCCTCACCATTCTTGCAACATTGCTTGTAACACTCACCCTCGTAATGGCTTGTACTGATCTGCAGACACAGGCTGTTTTTGATGAAGAGGAGCTTGACCTGATGACCGACATTGATCGGTCCGGCGAGCGTGGTTATCACCAGGTTATCATTTACCTGGGTGATGAGGGGCAGTCAGACAGGCATGAAAATGCAATCAATCAGCTCAACCAGCTGAAACCGGAGCACATTAAGGAAATTGAGATCCTGAAAGGATCGGCTGCCACTGAAGCTTTTGGTGACCGTGCAGAACACGGTGTTATTCTTGTAAAAACCAACCAGGATGCACAATCCTATAACAGGACTCTGCAAACCCTTGGTATGGAACCGGACCTCTCCGTTCTTAATGAAATACAAAACAGTGATGCCCCCGATGATTTCTTTGTTGTTGTGGAAGAGATGCCGGAACTGATCGGAGGACTTGCTTCCATTCAGCAGGATATCCGCTATCCTGAAATGGCACGCCGGGCAGGAATTGAGGGACGTGTTTACATACAGTTCATTGTAAATGAAGAGGGGGATGTTGAAAACCCTCAGGTTATTCGTGGAATTGGCGGAGGCGCGGATGAAGAAGCACTTCGAGCTGTGCAACACGCTAAATTCAAACCTGGAATTCAGCGGGGACGACCGGTTCGGGTACAATACTCGCTGCCTGTAGTTTTCAGACTTCAGCAGAATGAAAACAGTGAGGATGAAACCTCAGAATAA
- a CDS encoding AsmA family protein, producing MGKIIKYGLIGLAAVLIMLFLILTFTIDSIIKSNIEEIGSELTGTAVTVDRVSISPFSGKGSIHGFRVANPDGYAQDYAFEVDDLHVELDVWSLFSDEVVIHELSVESPFIYVEQKLPDNNIQQILNHIGSKESFETSDSEMIIEHFLLKNGRVDLYTEVGGERSAEVEIAEIELNDLGRGGGRQAVEDIVRDIAEEVGERALRAAIESGGEQLRDAIRDLFN from the coding sequence ATGGGCAAAATTATAAAATATGGTTTGATTGGTCTGGCAGCAGTTCTGATTATGCTGTTTCTGATTTTGACATTCACGATCGATTCGATCATTAAATCAAATATTGAAGAGATTGGCAGCGAACTGACCGGGACAGCGGTAACGGTTGATCGCGTATCGATATCCCCATTTTCAGGAAAAGGCTCGATTCACGGTTTTCGTGTTGCGAACCCCGATGGATATGCTCAGGATTATGCGTTCGAGGTAGATGATCTTCATGTAGAACTCGACGTATGGTCTCTCTTTTCGGATGAAGTTGTGATTCATGAACTGAGCGTTGAATCCCCCTTTATTTATGTTGAACAAAAGCTTCCTGATAATAATATACAACAGATACTCAATCATATCGGCAGTAAAGAATCGTTCGAGACGTCAGATTCAGAAATGATTATCGAACATTTTCTCTTAAAAAACGGTCGGGTTGATCTTTACACGGAAGTAGGCGGTGAGCGTTCTGCTGAAGTTGAAATTGCAGAGATAGAATTAAACGATCTCGGCAGGGGAGGCGGACGACAGGCTGTTGAAGATATTGTTCGCGATATCGCTGAAGAAGTAGGAGAGCGCGCTTTGAGGGCCGCAATTGAAAGCGGCGGAGAGCAGCTCCGTGATGCAATCCGGGATCTTTTCAACTAA